The Vicia villosa cultivar HV-30 ecotype Madison, WI unplaced genomic scaffold, Vvil1.0 ctg.000854F_1_1, whole genome shotgun sequence genome has a segment encoding these proteins:
- the LOC131631660 gene encoding secreted RxLR effector protein 161-like yields the protein MQTEFEMSMVGELTYFLGLQIKQMEDSTFLSQSKYAKNIVKRFGMDNASHKRTPAPTHQKLSKDEGGISVDQSLYRSMIGSLLYLTASRPDIAFAVGVCARYQAETKVIHLNQVKRILKYVNGTSDYILYINGSDPVLIGYYDADWVGSADDRKSTSGGCFFLGNNLISWFSKKQNCVSLLTAEAEYIAAGSSCSQLVWIKQMLTEYNVP from the coding sequence ATGCagactgaatttgaaatgagtatggttgGAGAATTGACTTACTTCCTTGGACTTCAAATCAAGCAAATGGAAGACTCCACCTTCTTGTCTCAAAGCAAATATGCCAAGAACATAGTGAAAAGGTTTGGAATGGATAATGCgagtcacaaaagaactcctgcaCCAACACATCAAAAGCTATCCAAAGATGAAGGGGGCATAAGTGTTGACCAGAGTTTGTATAGGAGCATGATTGGAAGCTTGCTATATCTAACAGCCAGCAGACCAGATattgcatttgcagttggagtatGTGCCAGATATCAAGCAGAGACAAAGGTAATTCACTTAAATCAAGTCAAGAGAATCCTCAAATATGTAAATGGAACTTCTGACTACATATTGTACATTAACGGGAGTGACCCTGTTTTGATTGGATATTATGATGCTGACTGGGTTGGAAGTGCGGATGATAGAAAAAGCACATCTGGAGGATGTTTCTTCCTAGGAAACAATCTTATATCATGGtttagcaagaaacaaaattgtgtctcattaTTAACTgctgaagcagagtacatagcagCTGGTAGTAGTTGTTCTCAATTGGTTTGGATAAAACAAATGCTGACTGAATACAATGTTCCATAG